Genomic segment of Oscillospiraceae bacterium:
CACAGGCCAATGATGAGGATGAGGCGCTTCAGAAGCTGATCGGCGACTTCAACCTTGCCCGCATGAATCTGAACAACGCCGCCAACGGCGGTAAGGACACCGATCAAATTCAAGGCGAAATGAAGCTGCTCTACGGCCAGATCATGGCCAACGAGACCATGCAGAAATATAGTACTGCTCAGACCGAGATGAATGCAATGATTCAACAGGTTAACGCCATCATTTCCGGTACCATCGACGGCCAGATCCCCGAGGAGATCGACATCAACGCCTCCTGCGGCGGAGACTGCGACAGCTGTGGCGGAAGCTGTAGTCACTGAGTGTTTTCAATTATTTTTCAGTTG
This window contains:
- a CDS encoding YlbF family regulator, which gives rise to MDKVIAKTLELAHTMMEDDRFLAYRLAAQANDEDEALQKLIGDFNLARMNLNNAANGGKDTDQIQGEMKLLYGQIMANETMQKYSTAQTEMNAMIQQVNAIISGTIDGQIPEEIDINASCGGDCDSCGGSCSH